The Phaenicophaeus curvirostris isolate KB17595 chromosome 14, BPBGC_Pcur_1.0, whole genome shotgun sequence nucleotide sequence TTGACGAGCTGGGACCCCGAGAGCCACTTGCGGgaaggcagctgcaggcagaggggctgaaagaagcagaggagcagcGTACACTGTGCCCTGCAAAGCATCGCTCTCAGCACGACATCCCGCAGCCACTGCCCACCCGCTACCTGGCAGCACGTCCGCTTTGCCTTGTGGAATCCCAGCCAAAAGTCAGCATAAAACCAGAAGGGTGGTCGAAATCCAGGAACTACAGAAACGCGCTGGGGCTGCCCTTCCCCGACACCCAGAGATCCACATTTTGGGGCTTTAGGTAGGTGATGGTGCCCCATTGTGGGCAGCACCCGAGCTCTGGGCAGCAAGCAGCTCCTCGCACACCCATTTTTGGCCTGTCCtgatgtggttttatttttaattttcactctTCTCCACTTCCCTTGTGCAGACATAACATGGTGTTGGCTGAGGGCTTTGACCTCCTACTCCTGCCTtgctgtccctgcctgcacGCAGACATTCCCTGTGTAGCATTTCacctttcagctgctcctttaTTTTCATGGCATTCAAGCCCTAAATAGCAATGCCGTTAATTATTCCAGACTTTTGGTccaggctccaggaaagctaaaTTTGACTACGCTGGCAGGAAATGACTCAGGCACCCGCACACGGGCTTGTATCCTCTGCACGGACATCACCTCGCTCCTGTTTGTTCTCTGCCATGGAACAGCCGTAAGAAGGAGCACGAGGCAGCCCAGGGGGCTGGAGCTCCTGGTTGCTGTTGGCCAGTGCTCTGGGGGCCACCAGCCGCCTGCCCCAGTGACACAGGGTGGTGCTGGCTGGGTGGTTTATCAAGGTCTGGAAGCCAGGCTGGCAGAGATGCCTGCAGGATGGTAGTGggccctgaggaggaggagaataaGCCCTGCGGGAACAAACCTGTGCCTGGGGGTGTAGCAACGAGGCTGCTCTGCCTTTTGTTGCAGCCCTGCTGGCCTCAGTGGCTGTAGACAAACATACCTGCAggtccaggagcagctcctccagcagcagctggcaggcTTTCTTCTGCGTCCTGTCTAGAGCAGCCTGGAGGGATGTGGGGACTTCTCTGCGGGCAGTGTcggggagcagagaggagacAGAGGAGCTAGGACAGAGAGAAGCATGGTGAGGACACTGGTCCtcaggaagatgaggaggatgTGGCTTCCTTGTGGGCGGTGGGGTTGCTACAAGAGCTACAAGGTGCTGATGCAAGTTACCTGAGAGCCAAGTTGTTGTtgagcatggccagcaggtagGAGACGTAATACTTGGGTGTGGAACGGTCCTTCTGGTGCTCCTTCCCACACTGCACGAGGGCTTCCCGCAGACTGCAACACAGCGAGTCAACCATTGACATCTTACCACGAGGATCTGGAGCTCTCAGGAGTACAGGGTCCTCCCACAACCCTCTCAGCTCACTTGGCTCTTTCCAACCTGCCACCAGGTTGGAGAGTGACAGGTTGTTGGCAGCACAGGACTGTGGGACCCACTGTGCAGCCCTCAGGAGAGCAGGGCTTGGTACTACTGGAGAGACACATGGGGCAACAAGTCCTGCGAGCTGATGGCCCCAAGGGCTGAGACAATAGCTCCACGGGTAGACAGGCTGCAGACCGTTCTGGGATCTGCGTGAGCACAGGATTCCCCACAGCAAATCTCCACCATCAGCCTGTGGTGCTTGGCCATGGGACCCAGGGTCTGCAAGGATGGGCAGGGGTGTGAGGGGGTCCACTGACCGGCCTAGAAATGCCTCGAGCTCCTCCAAGGCCATGTTGTAGACCTTCTGCTGCAGAGAGTCGGTGATCAAGGAGGCTACCTGGATATTCTCATTCAGCATCTGCAAAGGGAGAGAAGAGTGGAGGCGAGTCAGCAGGAGGATGCAGGCCACGGTCCCCTGGTTCAGGCCTCCCATCGTGGCCATGCCCCATGGTTCTGGGGACCCACCTGCATGACAATGACAGGTAAGGCTGACTGGAAGAAGCCCTGATGGTCCATCTCAGGTTCCTCTTCCCGGAACCACTCCTTGAATTCCACCTCCAGGGTTCTCTGCATCCACTCGAGCATGCTGGCCTGTGCGATGGACACCACCCACCACAAGAAATCAAGTACCAACATCCTTGAGACCAGCATTGAGTCCTGGGCCCCGTCCCAGCCTCACGGTCTCCTGCTGCTGTCAGAGCAGATGCCAGCACAGTGGTAGCGGTTGGGTCCCGTGCCCATTGCACATGGGCTGTCCCGCTCGCTCACCTTGACTTTCACCACGTATTTCCTCTCTGTCTGATCCACGAGCTCAGGGGACATCAAGGGACCCAGAGCAGAAACGTCCACTTCTGGGAGAAGGTCAGGGTGACCCATCATCTCTGGGCTGGAGGACAGAGAtgggacagagctgggaagaCCTGTGTTTTCTAGCAGTTCCTacctctccctctgcccttcTGGCAGTCACCCCCTGGCAGCCAGAGCCACTCTCAACCCGCCTGTGTGCCGGTGGACAACCCAGCTGGGTGCTTCGCTTGGTGCTGACCTGTGGTACACATGAAGCACCCACTCAAGGAGCAGGAAGAGCGCTTGTTTGTCCAGGTCTTCTCGGAGGATGTCCTGGAGGTGGCTCGTGAGGGCGTGGTGGTATGTGGCAGTGCAGACACTGAGGATGTTGTAGTGAGCTGGGACGCATTGGACCATCAGGTCCTTCACCACACGCAGCTTGGACACAATgtccttctgcagagctgccagaTGCCTGGCCAGCCCCGGCCCCTCAGCATCCATGTGGCCAGCATGAAAGTGGGTTCCCGTGATGGTCTCCTGGAGAACATGGTAAAATTTCTGCCTCCAACCCTTTGGGCGGCCAGGGGGCAGGAAGGTGGCCTCCAAGAGCATAGTATCATCTATTTTCTCCTCCCGCTCGATGATCCTTACAGCGGTGACAAAGAGAACTGGGTCTTCATGCACCAGCCGCAGGCTGCTGCCCACAATGTCCCACAGCTGCTTGGCCAAGCTCTCGTTGAGCTCCTGCAGGCCACCAAAGTAAGACAGCACAGTTGCCTGGGCACTGGAGAGCCCACGGAGGTGCAGCTGGGAGAGGATGTCATCGCGGAGGTGCTCCATCATCATGAGCTCTGCATGGGCCTCCAGGAGGTGCTGCCCACGGAGCAGCTGCAGGGTATGGGAAAAAACCTCGTGGACtgtgggagaggaaggagagatgcCAGGATTGAGCGGAGAGGGCAATACGGATGGCACCAGGGTCACAGGCACAGGTTAGCAGGAAGATGGTGAGGGGAAGGGTCTGAAATCCGGGGCTCCAGGCACACCGTGCTGGATCAAGCCCTGGGGAGGCAGTGGCATCTCCAGTGACAGAAGCTTTACAAACCCAACCAGCAAAGCCAGAGCGACCCGCTCTAGCTTTGCCACCAGCCCCGTGCAGATCCCGGGGTTGGGCTGAAGAactccccagtgccctccagcCTAAATCCAAGAGGACTGGGCCAGTACCTTACCCGAGAAGAGTTGGGGCAGCACTTGGACCACCGAGGCCAGCTGTACATGCTCTGCCATCAGCTCCTGCATCTGCTGGAAGCCCTGGAAGCGATCTGCACTGTCCAGCAGGGCCCACCGTGCAGCCCCCAGGTCCTGGCACACGCTCTGCACCTCCTGGGCCGCCGACcgcagctgctccagccctgcacTTACCCCTTCCAGGTAGGACTGGACAGTTGACTGGGGAGCAGAAGAGGGTGAAGGGGCAGTGGAGAAGCTCTCAAAGGCTGGTGGCCTCACGCGCAGTTTACCCCAGCCTTGCCAGGTCTCTCTTGCATAGACTCCTAGCCCCACAAGGTCACACCTGCCTCTGCCATCCCAGACCTTCTGTGATGACTCCATCCCACCAGACCCAAGCACACCCAGCTTCGAgaaacctgctccagcagcaggaatGGCTCATACAGGGGTGTTGGACATGTGGTGGGAGACGGATGTCACTCTGGGGTGACCCAGGCAGCAGGGCGAGCAGTAAGCAGGTTTCTCCtctcacttttaaaaaattattttggttccACAAAATATTTACAGGCCCCCATGTGCCCTCAATGTCATGGAACACCTCAATGGCCATGTGAACCCTCCTCCATAATCTCTGAGGCCACGTCACTCGAGACAGGTTGCCTCCTGGACAGTTCACACACACTCAGGGCAGGAGACACCATCTCCAACATAACggggagaaggctgaggtgctcAGACTGACCGGGTCCCAGGCTAATCATTCCTCAGGTTATGTAAAAAGGGTTGCCCTAAGCCAGGAGGTGCACGCAGGGACTGGGGAGATGTGGGTGGAGATGGAGGTCCTCCTGCAAGGATCTGCAAGAGGGGCAGAGGGGAGCTTTGTGCTCCCTGCTGGGAGAGGAGCCTTCGGGTGCTGTGACAGGATGGTGCTGGGGAGCTCACGCACATGGGGTGAGCAGAACcctcagtgttttgttttgaaggacAGTTGGAGGCTCATTTTAACACtttgggatggggaagggggcgGTTGGGAGCGTTACCAGCTCTTTTCCTCCAAATAACTGCATTTCTCCCACCAAGCACTAACCAGAGGAAAGGATATTGCCACAAGTGGACACAAAGATGACTCAAAGGCAGAGGGGGCCCTGGCTGGGATCGCTGTTTGGGGGTGACAGGGGTCCATGGAGTGGGCTGTGGCAAACACCCACCTTCAGCCGGGACTGGATGGAGCTGTTCCTCTGCCTCTCTCGGCTCCGGTACTGCCCGAGTCCCTCAAGTTTCTCGGGGCGGTAAAACACCCCTGAAGCCCATTTCAGAGCGGCTCCTCTTGCCAACTTCTCAGCCTTTTCCACTTCGGGCCATTCCTCGTCTGGGGAGAAGCCAGAGGTTAACGAGCACAACGAAGCCTCTCCTGGCGGGGCAGGAAGGGCCCCCCAGTCCAAGGGCAGGAAGCTGGCGCCAGCGGACACCAAGCACACCCAGGCTgggaagcagcacagcagcaagctGCTCCTTCTGCAAGGGCCACAGAAGGTGCCACCACCGCAGACTGGGGCTGTCACGGCAGCTGCCACCCAGCCTGCCAGCTCGAGGTGTCCCCCAGGCTGAGCGTATGTCCCCAGAGCTGACCCCAAACCCAGCGCTGGGTTGTCTGAGGGGGGTTTGATGGCACCGGGGAAGCTCCTGCAGTGAGTcagcaggagggatggagggatgccAGCTCTCACACAAGGGGCAGCCAGGCTGTGGGGATGCTAGGAGGCTCCTGGTCTCCCAAAGGCACCCATGCACcgggaggaggtgggggcagGCAGTGTCTCCCCCAGCACAGGGAGCAAAACTGCACCAAAGGCCTTCTGGCCAGAGCAGAGGGCTGAGAACCAGCACAGCCATCGCAtgcctgcccccagcccctggTCTCATTGCtccccctgctccatcccaaacAGCTTCCCAGCATGGAGCTCTTGCAGCCCCACGGGGATGTTCCTTGATGCTAGGGTGGAGCGCCTGCTCTGCTGGGAGCCTGCTTTGCTGGAACCTTGCTCTGCTGAGCATCCCCTCCACTGGGATCTGCTCTGCTGGGAGCCCACTGTGCTGGGACCCTGCTTTGCTGACATCTGCTCTGCTGGGCACCCGCTTTGCTGGGAtctgctgtgctgggagcccGCTCTGGTGGGTGCCTGCTTTACTGGGTGCCTGTTCTGCTGGGATCTTctctgctgggctctgctctgctgggatcctgctctgctgggctctgctctgtTGGGTTCTGCTCTGCTGGGATCCTGCTCTGTTGGGATCTGCTCTGCTGGGTGCGGGTTCTGCTGGGATCTGCTCTActgggctctgctctgctgggatCCTGCTCTGCTGGGATCTTCTCTGCTGGGATCCTGCTCTGCTGGGTTCTTCTCTGCTGGGATCCTCTCTGCTGGGATCCTGCTCTGCTGGGTTCTTCTCTGCTGGGATCCTGCTCTGCTGGGTTCTTCTCTGCTGGGTGCCTGTTCTGCTGGGATCTTCTCTGCTGGGTGCCTGTTCTGCTGGGATCTTctctgctgggctctgctctgctgggatcctgctctgctgggctctgctctgtTGGGTTCTGCTCTGCTGGGATCCTGCTCTGTTGGGATCTGCTCTGCTGGGTGCGGGTTCTGCTGGGATCTGCTCTActgggctctgctctgctgggctctgctctgctgggatCTGCTGGGATCTAttctgctgggctctgctctgtTGGGTTCTGCTCTGCTAGGTTCTGCTCTGCTGGGATCTgctctgctgggctctgctccggGGGCTCGGGGGACGGTGCCGCGGTCGATCCGCCCTCCCGCCGCCGGTGCCGGTGCCGGGTCGGGGCTCACAAAGCCCCACCACGCCCCGCagtcccccccgccccgcctcgCCCCTCACCTCTCCGCTCGGTCCCCGCTGCCATCCCCGCAGCCGCAGCcgggaggagccgccgccgcgATCCCGCTGCCGCCCTCGGGGCCGCGCACGGAGCGCTCGGGGCCGCGGACAGACGGATGGGAGGACAGACGGATcggggaggggagggacagACAGGGGCTCggggggacagacagacggatgCTCAGGGGAGGGACAGACAGAAGGATGCTCGGGggagggacagacagacgggGGCTGAGAGGGACAGGCGGGGGCTCggggggacagacagacggatgCTCAGAGGAGAGACAGACGGATCCTCGGGGGGGGACAGACAGACGTATGCTCAGAGGAGAGACAGACGGATCCTCGGGggagggacagacagacgggGGCTGAGCGGGACAGGCGGGGGCTCGGGGGGACAGACAGACGTATGCTCAGAGGACAGACAGAAGGATGCTCAGgggagggacagacagacaggggcTCAGGACAGTCAGACAGAGGCTCAATTGGGGACAAACGGGCTCTGCTGGGCATCCCCTCCAGTGGGATCTGCTCTGCTGGGAGCCCACTCTGCTAGgaccctgctctgctgggagcctgctttgttttgttgttgttgttttttttatttcaaaattcatgaagtttctttaacattctgattttgatttttttttttaaacagcggTTGCTTGTAGTCAAACTCAAGACTCAAACTCAAGCAGGAATAACTCGCCACGTGTGAAGGACTAAAGGACTCGAAGCTGTTTGGACAACGAGCTTTCCTAGATTTTATTACAAATTCCCGAACAGACCCATAGCTAACGCAGGGCTGAATCACATTCACTTTTAGCCAAAATCTGCTCTGCTGGGATCCCGACCCCGGGCAgtgtctgtgtccctgtccgtgTCCGTGTCCCTGTCCGGGTCTCGAGGAGGCTGCAtgtccctccccttctcccggttcccggctccgggaagcctGAGCgtccctgtccctctgcctATTCCCCAGCCCCGCCCCGGAAGTGCTCATCTTCCATACCGGAAGTTCCCCTCTCCCGCCCCGGAAGCGCTCCTCTTCCATACCGGAAGTGCCCCTGTCCCGGCCCGGAAGcgcgcggggccggcggggcagATGGCGGAGTGCGGGCAGCAGCcgcccggggggggcgggggcggcgcgggggcgcCCAGCCGGCACGAGAAGAGCCTGGGGCTGCTCACCACCAAGTTCGTGTCGCTGCTGCAGGAGGCCAAGGACGGCGTGCTCGACCTCAAGCTGGTGCGGGGCCGGGGCGCCCCGCGCGGGGACCGGGGGCTGCGCCAGGGACCGGGGCTGCGGCAGGGACTTGGCAGGTTGCAGGGGTCGCAGCAGCTTCGGGGGACGCAGCAGGCTGAAAGGGCTGCAGGAGTTTTAGGGGACACGGCAGGTTGCAGGGACTGCAGCACTTTTGGGGGACACGGCAGGTTGCAGGCACTGCAGGAGTTTCGGGGGATGTTGGGACTCCACTCACGCCTTCTCCCCTGTCACTCCAGTCCAGCCACTCCACTTCCTCCAGGACAGAGGAGGCCGCAGGCCTTGCCTGGCTTTCCAGGCGTTCGTGTGCTTGGCTCGGTCTCCCCTTAGACCCTCTGGTGTGTTCTGGGTCCCTGACCCACACCAAGATGCTGCTCGATCACCGGCACCGTGGCCCAGCTCCGTAAGGCCAGCAGGACCTGCAGAAGCactacaagggcatggagtgataggatgagggggggtttgctttaaattagaaggaaggagatttagattaggaagaaatccttcacaatgagggtggtgaggccctggcacaggtagCCCAGGGAAgttctggctgccccatccctggaagccaggcctgatggggctttgagtaacttgatccagtggaaggtgttggaactgggtgagctttaaggtcccttccaacccaaaccattcagtgaAACAGACTCGCTGTTCCTCCCCACACACTTTGCTTCTGGCACACAGCAGGAAGGAGAGTGTGGGCAGATTCCTTGCTGCCAAAGCTTGTCCTGGTATGTTGAGGCTGTGGAGAAGCACCTGGTGAACGGtttgggcatggtttagtgtttgataggaatggttggactcgatgatccggtgggtctcttccaacctggttattctatgattctatgaatgtgcCTCGCTTGTGTGCTGTAGAGATCTTCACCTAGAGGAAGGAGCTCTGTCTTTGTGACATGTGTATGGTACTTGAACCCAGGCCTTCCCTGTAGCTGAAGTTTCTTTGTTGTTGGTTCTGTTCATGGGCAGATGTGCAAGCGTGCTCTGACCCCTTGCAGGTGGCACATGAGTACCAGGGAGCCTTGAGAGGGCTGGAGGGGCCTCCTGGCTGGAGGcgtccctcctctcctctgccaAGCTGTCATCGCTTTGTATTTGGGGGAGTGTTTTCTTACCTAAAATCTCTATTAGGTGAATTTGCATGGGTCGGTGTGTCTTGATCCATTGTGTGGCACAGGATCTCTGGACTCCTGGTCCATTACTAAGAGAGTAGAGGGAGCTTTGTTCCTGTGCGGATCTGCTCTGGATGCGCTGCTGATTTGTGGACCCACCCCAAGCGAGATGTGTAAATTTGTTTTGTGCTTAGTGGGAAGGCCGTTGGGTAAGAAAGGGAACAAaggggcagcagcttcttctcATGGCCATAATGGCATTGAGAATGGGGCTTTGTAATTTGAGGCGCCAGGGCAAGATGAGTGTGAGATGGCAAGCGGAGTGTTTGGCCAGGAATTAATCTGACAGGGAGGAAGGAGTGACTGAGAGTTTGGAGTTAAGTGTCTAACCTCTTTTCAGGCTGCGGATACCTTGGCTGTGCGACAGAAGCGACGGATCTACGATATCACGAATGTCCTGGAAGGCATTGGGTTGATTGAGAAGAAATCCAAGAACAGTATCCAGTGGAAGTGAGTGACGGAGAAGCTCTAAATCATTcacaggtcccttccagtcccaGGTCCTGTCTTGTGGGTGCCTTTTTCCTCATCAGGCAAGCAGGGCTTTGTCAGGCTGTTGTCTGAGTGACACTGTGGTTAAAATGCCCTGCTCCGAGCAAGGTTCCTTGGTGATCTGCACGTGCTGGTACTTCCAGAGACTCTCTCTCTCCTACAGCACAACTGTTATTTTGGTATAAACTCAGCATTTGCAGCACCTCTGGCTAGAAAAGAAGCCTGTTGTGGCACTGCTGATGGGGGAAGCCCTATCAGTCTGTGGGATGTAAGAAGATGTACCAAATGGTGCCTTGATGGGAGGCAGGGATCTAGAGCAGGTAGAGCTGAGGCTTTCTGGGCGATCTGGGCTTGATGTAGGATGGGGCTGGCAGTGAGGGAAGTGGCAGCTTCTCTGAGAGGTTGGGGCtggtctgggtgccttcagaGGCTAATTGATGCATGTCTCTACTTTTCACTTTGCCCAGAGGCGTGGGTCCTGGCTGCAACACACGCGAAATAGCTCACAAACTTATTGAGCTGAAGGCAGATATAGAGGACCTGGAGCAGCGTGaacaggagctggagcagcagaagaTGTGGGTTCAGCAGAGCATCAAAAATGTTACAGAAGATGTGCAGAACAGTCAATATCCTTTGTGTGACCCAGTTACTACGTCTCTCTGTTCGCTTGCTGTGCTGGAAAACAGAGACTTGAGGGCTGGGCTGGTgctgccctgctctgggcagaggGATGGTGATGGCCTCTTGTAGCTGGAGCATCTGTGTTGCAAGAGTGAAGCGGCAACGGCTGCCTTTGAAATGAGGGTAACTCTGTCCAGCCTGGGAACCAGTTTTCTCTGCAGTGCATGGCTTCTCATCTGgctttttgaagtaaaaaacaCTATAATATTTACCATGATGAGAAAAGCACTTCTCTGTGAGCCGCAGGTGTCGTGCTCTCAagtgcagagctgctcttgTGGCTTGCTTGTCTTGGGATGTCAGCTCTGATAAGTGTGTAGCTTGCAAACTTTGCCTGCAGGCCGCTTCAGAACATGGCATGAAGAGCCTCCTGGGCACGGCTTTTCTGGTGCTCAGGAAGGAAATGTCGGGTACCCTTtgagttttctgtctttgtggGAAGCTGCGGCCTTTCTCCTTAACCTTGGAAACATTAGCGTATGTGACACATGAAGATATCTGCAGGTGCTTCAGAGGTGAGGAAATAGTGCTTATTGTAAAGATGTATCGCTGCAGTCCTATCAGCCTGTCCCAGCTGCTCTCCTTCCTCCAGGAAAGAGGAGGCAGCGGACTATAGGCTGCTCAACACCATCAAGTTAAATGTAGTGTGAGCTCTGACGCCATCCTGGGTTTGTGTACCACTGCATTGTGGCTTTCACCCTCAGAGGGGGCAGTAGGTTCCTTTTActtgttttgaaaggaaatagtTGCTATTCCTAAGGAAGTCTTTTTGCAGGATGTCACTATGTGGGTGTGTGGCTGTTTTGTTGGGACTCCTTGATTTTGAGGGCTTGGGTAGGCAATGTTCTAATAATAGAAAGCAAATTTTATTGCATGGTAGAAATCTGAGTGTCAGCAAGAAAACAGTATAAAAAGTAGTCCCTCAGCTGCATTGTGCCCTCTCCCAACACGAATGCAAGAGGGAGGTAATGAAGAGCAGAAGGGAATACGCTGCTTGCGGTGACCTCAGTCCCCTAAAGCTGTGAGGAGCCTGCATAAAAAGCCGTATGATCTGTCTCTCTGGGGCATCCACAGGATTCTCCATTCCTTCTCAATTGCCAATTTTAACGATAACCAtaggactgaaaaaaatagaagtccCTGGCAGCTTGTATGCAGTACAGCAGCCTGCAGCACATCGACTGTTCTCAGTTGTCGTGGTGTGGTGTTGCAGCTCCTTTCTGCTTCAGTGGATGCCTCACGTCTCCTGACCCGGTGCATCTGCTTGCTTGCAGCAGAGGGTGAAGCTGCTTTATCCTGACCACCCCAGCTGCTAATTTCACCCTTGTCTGACTCTCCTTGTCTCTTCCTAGCGCTTTTCTCACCTCGTGCTTCATCAGTGCTGCTGTTAgtcatctttgcctttgtgtgCTTTCCTTATTCACCAGGCAGCATACTCTTTGAGTTCCTGCGGGTCACTAATGCATCACACCCCCTCTGCTTTACTGCCTCTTCTGGTTTAAACTAATGCTTTTTGGGGGCAGGGATTGGGTTTTCAGTTTGACAGTTTTTGGGGCCAGATAACTTACAGCAGATTTGGGGACCAGCATACAGCGTATTGCTTGGTTGAGTGAGTGTTTTGCATGTTATTGCACCTGGTTTTTGCAAGTTGGTTTACATTTGAAGTCCAACCTCGCCAAAATGTGCAGAGACGAGGTCTTAACTGTGGGCAGATCTGAATTCCTTCTAAAACAGAGGCTTGGTCTATGTTTTTCCATTGTCTGTCCAGTTTTCCTGTATGAAAATGTCTTGcatgtctttgtttttccctttcctgagtTTCTGAGCCTTGCAGAGGTTGTTTGTTGGAGCTCTTGTGTTCTTGGGCTGTGGTGCGGGCTGAATTTcagctcctttttttccaattgACCGCTGTTTAAAGCACTTTCTCAAAGTGAGTTTGGGCTTGAAGATTTCCATTGCTTGGACGCTTGTCAAATTTGGATTCGTtatttgaattaattaaaagaaaaaggggagacTATGTTAGCTTTTATCGACTAGGAAACATCAATCTGTGCTGTGATGCATTTGCGCTTGCAGAGTCAAAATGTCATGATGTGTGCAGTTTTGTAAAAGTGTTGGGATGTAGCtattgagagagagagaaacgcAGCGCCTGTATCATTGAAGCTAACGGGTCTCAAAGCTTGAGCTGGTGTCTTTGAGCTTTATTACTcatatttaatatcttttaaaaaacatcttaTTGACAAATTCTGTGGTACTTTTAATCCCTGTACCTTTTGCTGATCTGATCTTTGATTGCCTGCCTGAAATGAAAGGCTGCGCTCTGCTGCTGTCCGCTCTCCCATCACTCTGGGGATCTTCACTTGATCATCAAAACAAGCTTAATGCAGAATACTGGTGAAGTGTGAACACTAACCACACTAAAGCTTAAACGTTCACAGTGAAAGCTGCTAACTGCTCGGCTTGAATTCCCTTGATGTTCACATTTCTCTGTTCACGTTTCTCTAAACCTGTATgtggactggaagctgcttgcCTGTGACTGTTATTAGGAGTGCAGGTCTAAAGATCTGCAGAACTCCAAAAGGAAAGATGCTGTCAGCCTGGTTCCCAGCCCTGCACATGCTGGACTCTGTGCAGAGTCCAAAACAACTAACAACAGGCAGCAGCTCTCTCTGGTAGAGACTGGGGAGCATTTGTTTTGAGTGTTGGTTCTCCAGCATGAGGCTGCCGTCGCAGCCTGGCTCTCCAGCCTAGTTCTACACTGTCTCTTTGCTGGCAGTGCAGCTCTTTCAGTTGTGCACTCATTTGTTCCCAATGGAAATCTAAAAGCTTGTTCCAACAGAGTGAAGGATCCTTCCTGTAGGATTCAGCTGCTCTTAAGAGTGAATTTAAGCCAGCTCTTCTGAGGGAAATAAAGGCTGATGCTGTTAAGGATGCTGCTAAAATGCTTGAATGTTGCTTTGGGAGAAACTTGACAGGTTCTTTGTGCCCTGGGCTGTTTTTAGCTGGGAGCTGTACGAGATGTCTGGCAGCTTAGGGGAGTGTAAATGACAATCCTCCACAGAAGGGAGCACAGAGGACAGGGGgctctgaggagcagctcttTGTCAGTACTTAATCACCATCAGAAATTTGTGCCCACTGAGTGCTGACCAGTCTGTCTTCACAGGAGACACCCTCCTTGCGATTCGAGCCCCATCGGGCACGCGTTTGGAGGTTCCTGTTCCTGAGGTGAGTGATAAATGTGTGGGCAGAGGGCAGGGGTGTGTGTGCGTGTCTGGCGGGGACTGTAGCTGGATTGACTAGCTGGCAGTCAGGGGTTTGATGGAGGTGGAGGAACCGACAGCCCAAGGAAGGCTCCAGAATTTAAATAATTCCCAGGAAACTCTGATGTTTGGAAGTACATGAGTAATTGCAGGAGCAGCGGGGCAGAGGATAGTCCTGGGAGTCAGGGGAGTTGTGTGGGGAGCCGTGCTGAACTGTCTGAACAGCACATCTTACCTCTGGGAAATTCTGGTTCCATTTGAAAAGAGCATTTAACGTGTgattgtgttttgcttttgactttttttcaggGCCTAAATGGGCAGAAGAAATATCAGATCCAGCTGAAGAGCACAAGTGGTCCCATTGACGTTCTCTTAGT carries:
- the EXOC3L1 gene encoding exocyst complex component 3-like protein, whose product is MAAGTERRDEEWPEVEKAEKLARGAALKWASGVFYRPEKLEGLGQYRSRERQRNSSIQSRLKSTVQSYLEGVSAGLEQLRSAAQEVQSVCQDLGAARWALLDSADRFQGFQQMQELMAEHVQLASVVQVLPQLFSVHEVFSHTLQLLRGQHLLEAHAELMMMEHLRDDILSQLHLRGLSSAQATVLSYFGGLQELNESLAKQLWDIVGSSLRLVHEDPVLFVTAVRIIEREEKIDDTMLLEATFLPPGRPKGWRQKFYHVLQETITGTHFHAGHMDAEGPGLARHLAALQKDIVSKLRVVKDLMVQCVPAHYNILSVCTATYHHALTSHLQDILREDLDKQALFLLLEWVLHVYHSPEMMGHPDLLPEVDVSALGPLMSPELVDQTERKYVVKVKASMLEWMQRTLEVEFKEWFREEEPEMDHQGFFQSALPVIVMQMLNENIQVASLITDSLQQKVYNMALEELEAFLGRLREALVQCGKEHQKDRSTPKYYVSYLLAMLNNNLALSSSVSSLLPDTARREVPTSLQAALDRTQKKACQLLLEELLLDLQPLCLQLPSRKWLSGSQLVNSMCEVIDKYAKDFSHVRKPLFMLLLTESELLVASQYLRALMQRKMVCKSEEERGQLCDRLLQDATQLRELFCGLGLDGSQQSLEAVFALRELICLKDLSLLSLEVLGFITKYPDVSDEHISTLLDLRGDVPKEVRHTVLEMMAQHPQALPESYRPIFSTILVPAPEMPFCLRKGKCA